GGCATTTTAGATAGCAACCTACAGCTACACAAGGTTATAGAGTCCTGTAGGGACGGCATTTCAGATAGCAAACCCCGACCAGCCCATCATCAGACTCTCGTAAAATGGGGGAATGCCAACTATGCAAGTGCTTGACAATAATGCTTGAGATCAGCTTTAAACATATATAGTGTGTGGCAAAGACCTGCCGAGAGGTGGTCTTCAAAAAACATGAATAGCTCTAAGAGTAAACGAAAGCTAAAAGAGAAAGGAGTAAGCAAGATGTTTGATATAAAAAGAGTGATTTTCACTATGCTTATCGTGCTAATATGCGGATTTGCATATTCCCAGAGCGGCTACGTATTTTCTATGGAGCCAGTCTCTGAGTTTTCTGAATACTTTGCATCCAATTCCATTTTTTTATGCTCCGATAAAAGTGTGGTGACAATAGGGGAGTATGATAGTATGGACTCGTACAATCCTTCCAGATTATGGTTTCATGACTCGGTAATTATCAAACTGGATCCAGCGGGGAATCTGTTCTTTATGCCCTGGACTGATTATCATTCAATTATTGGAGTAGATATTGACGCAGAGGATACTGTGACCTATATGAGCAGATATAGTTACAACAATATTCTATTGATGAGTGTGGATAGTGATGGGGTGACCGCTCCCATAGCTGATGCGGTTAGTTTTCCCAACAAGGTAATAGCCATCAATAAGGCGCTGCGCACTCCAAACAATGAAATTGTAGCTGTGGGCAAGGTATTCCAAGGTTATAATCCTCAGACATCATCTGCAATATATGTCCGCTTTTCAGCCACGGGAGAAGTTTTAACCACAGCTCTCTGGCCAATTTTGCAAGAGAGCCTTCCTGGTCTGAATGCAGAAGCTTATGATCTGGCTCTGATGGATAATGGCAATATCCTGATTGCCTGTAGATTTGCCCCCTATAATGGCTCTATACTGGAAACTCAGCCGGATGGCACTATAGTTAATCAGTATGACATACCTGGAGAGAATCAATCTTTTAATATTGTTATATGCCCAGAGCCTAACAAGCCATCATACATTATAGCTTATCGAATGGGCGCGTATCCTGATTATAGCATTCACATCGATAGATTTGAAAACACAGAATTTGAGCCTCTCTTTACCATAGCTAACACTTATCTGCAAGATATAAATTCAATGATACTTGGGACGGATAATATCTATCTATGCGGTTATTCGAGATATGCTGGGACTTATGGAGCTGGGGTTTTACTAAGTATGAACTATGATGGAGCAATCAACCGGTCATGGGAGCAAGAAGGAGATAACATCTGCCACGCCATGCCTTGGGAGGCGGGCATTTATTCCCCATCGCCGGGGATACTTGCGCTCGACGACGAAGGATGCATCTATTGGGCTTGGGGCAATAGAGGAGCACAGGTAATCACCAAGCTCTTGCCCAATGGACAATTGCCAATAGATGATGAGGTCCAGGCTCCTCCGCTAAACATCATTTCCGCATATCCAAACCCGATGAAAGATGAAATCACCATCAAGATCAACCAGGACGATTTGTCTCCAGCCGCTGAAAACAAACTAAACATCTTCAATATCAATGGTCAGTTGATACGCTCTCTGAAACTGACTAAAGATGAAACTGTATGGGACGGTAAAAACAGCGGGGGAAAACCCTGTCCCAAGGGGATATATCTGCTGCGCTACCAATATGGCACAAGCCATGTAACTAAAATTTGTAAAACCCGTTAGGTGAAAATATTGAAACGTTTCAGAACAGTCTTGTTCATTCTCCTGATTTTTCTATCAGCTTGTCAGAAACATTCTACTAAACCGGATTTGCCGGATATTGTACCCTGGACCAGGGTTGAATGCTTCGACACTCAGCCGATATTTGCCCTTTTCACAAGCAGCGGCAGTACTGAACTGCGTGTGGTCAGCACCGACAAATACGGTTATCTGCATAAGGGTCACACAGCGGGTGATTTTATCCTGACTTCTCTGGCTGAATCAATTTCGTTTGCGTGAATGCCTGCGTTCAATACTGGATTAATACTGGATGAACTGGATGAACTGGATGAATCACTATAAAGAGTCACCCAAAACTGCAAATGGGCGTCGGTGTGACAAATGGGGATAAGGCTTTGATTGGTGCGGACTTATATTGGACTGGTTTTAGACTGTGTCACACCGAGCTTTGGACGTATTTGGACGTTTTCTGATCACCGTTTCTGCAAATTTGCGCTGTTTTTGGACTGCTTTCGGAAATCCATGTTTTACAGTGAATTAGCCCCTAAACGTAAACTCGCAACTGGACAGCAAGTGTGCCGAGCAGGTAAACGTCTCTAGTCTGATCATGGTCTAATATAAGAGTCGGGTAGTCTATATTGATGGGCTCCAGCAACAGGCTTCTCTTTGTATGATCAAACTTTACACGTTTGAGAGTGATGCCTCCATCGACCCGGACGGCACAGACCAGGTTTTCCACCTTATCCCATTCAGATGTCTTATATATCAACACTATATCGTCATTCATGATCTGCGGCTTCATACTGCTGCCTCGAACCATGAAGGCCATGTAGTTGGGAGCACCTTGCGGGATGTAAGTATTCGGTATTTCAACCTGTAAGCGATTATCCTTATCCTCGATCACTCCGTTTGGCTCCGCCACTGCTCAGGAAAAAACTAAAGTGCCCCTTTTTGCAGAAAGGACTTCCCAAGTTATTGCAGTGCAGTAACGTAGAGACCAATAACCAAATAAGGGAGGTGCTTATGAAAGCAAGCACTTACAAGCAGCAAGCAAGGGGGCAGAAAATGTCACGGTGTGACAAAAAACTCGGTGTGACACGTGTCACACCGAAGCCCAATCGGGGACGAGAGCAGTTAAGTCTATTAACCAGAATGTGTAAGAAGCGTGTCACACCGAGCGTCGGTGTGACAAAGGTAGATTTGCTCGGTGTGACATCAAAACGAGCCAGGTCTGTCACAGCGACGGTGATTCAAAGTGGCATCTATATATTGAGATTGAGTATGAGCAAGAGAAAGATCAAAGCAGTCTGGCTCACCGTAGAACGGGTGGCTGAACTGAAGGGCTGTTCCAAGAGGACTGTCTGGCGTTACATTTCAGATATGCAGTTGAAGACGCATAAGCAGTTTGTGAAGTCCGGGAGCCGGAGCGTCAATAAGAGCTTCGTGCTGACTAACCCGGAACTCTATGAACTGGAGACTGCTCACTGTGACATGAATCTTGTCACACCGAGCGAGTTCGTAGAAGCCGAGATTGAGATCGACGGCATGCAGGTAGTCAGTGCCTTGATTTATGGTTATGCGCCTGTAGGTGACGAGCCGGGAGGATCAGATGAGCTTCTATAGTGTAACATCATCCGAATATGCCCAGTTCTATAATACAGTCATTATGGGCAAGCCGGGGCCGGAGTCGGAAGCAGCTTCAACTACGCAAACCACAACCATGGTGATACCGACTGAGATGCCGGGTGCCGATGACGAGACAGATAACGATAAACAAACTATCGTATGGGAGACTGAAAGCAGTATCGAGAAGCCGATCCCAGTAAAGGGTCCGGACTTCAAGGA
This is a stretch of genomic DNA from Candidatus Cloacimonadota bacterium. It encodes these proteins:
- a CDS encoding helix-turn-helix domain-containing protein; amino-acid sequence: MSKRKIKAVWLTVERVAELKGCSKRTVWRYISDMQLKTHKQFVKSGSRSVNKSFVLTNPELYELETAHCDMNLVTPSEFVEAEIEIDGMQVVSALIYGYAPVGDEPGGSDELL
- a CDS encoding S24 family peptidase; the encoded protein is MAEPNGVIEDKDNRLQVEIPNTYIPQGAPNYMAFMVRGSSMKPQIMNDDIVLIYKTSEWDKVENLVCAVRVDGGITLKRVKFDHTKRSLLLEPINIDYPTLILDHDQTRDVYLLGTLAVQLRVYV
- a CDS encoding T9SS type A sorting domain-containing protein, translated to MFDIKRVIFTMLIVLICGFAYSQSGYVFSMEPVSEFSEYFASNSIFLCSDKSVVTIGEYDSMDSYNPSRLWFHDSVIIKLDPAGNLFFMPWTDYHSIIGVDIDAEDTVTYMSRYSYNNILLMSVDSDGVTAPIADAVSFPNKVIAINKALRTPNNEIVAVGKVFQGYNPQTSSAIYVRFSATGEVLTTALWPILQESLPGLNAEAYDLALMDNGNILIACRFAPYNGSILETQPDGTIVNQYDIPGENQSFNIVICPEPNKPSYIIAYRMGAYPDYSIHIDRFENTEFEPLFTIANTYLQDINSMILGTDNIYLCGYSRYAGTYGAGVLLSMNYDGAINRSWEQEGDNICHAMPWEAGIYSPSPGILALDDEGCIYWAWGNRGAQVITKLLPNGQLPIDDEVQAPPLNIISAYPNPMKDEITIKINQDDLSPAAENKLNIFNINGQLIRSLKLTKDETVWDGKNSGGKPCPKGIYLLRYQYGTSHVTKICKTR